ACGGGAACTCGCTGGCAGCCGCCGCGATGTGTCGCCGAGGCGCTGGCGCTTCGGCTGTTCGTCAACGAAGCACGGGTGGTGCTGGAAGCCACCGAGCTCATGAGCTGGGACGAGAGTGCGCCGCTCTTCGATTCGTTCGCGGCCCACGCATGCCCGGACAACGCCTACGAGGAGCTGTTCGCGGTGGGGACGGCCGCCGCGGAGGGGGTCGAGTCCTCGGAGGAGGCGGTGACCAGCGAGGCCGTCGAGCAGCGACTGCGCACCAGGGGCCTCGCGTTCGAGCAGTGGTTCAACAAGCGGGAGGAGACCAACACCGCCACCGGGCAGCATCCTTACCTGGGCTGAACCATGGCACCTCCGGTCGTGGCGTGGCCGGAGGTGGCGCATCGTTCGACGGGCACCGGTCGTGAGTGGGATTCACCCCGATAAAACGCGAATCTCACTCACGATCCGGTGCCGCGAACCATCACTCCTGGTGACGCACCGAGTACGGTGGGACCGTCAGGCCGATCAGGCTCGCGTCGTCGATCGTCGCCGGTTCGTACTGGCTCTTCGGCATCGCGTCGAGCATGACGTTGACCGGATCGTCCAGCTGCTCGACCCGACCGAACAGGAAAGCCCACTCGTGCTCGTCCGAACCGAAGTAGGTGACGGTGTCGAACACCGTGCGGAACCGGTTGTAAGCCCTGATGAGCGTGGTGTTTCGCCACACCGTCGGCGAACCCGCCTGGAAGCCGACCACACCACCGGGGGCCAGCACCGCCTGGCACCTGCGGATGAAGTCCTCCCCGTACAGGCGGTTGTGCTGACTGTCGGTCTCCTCCGCCCGCTCGTCGGGAAGATCGACGATGACCAGGTCGTAGCGCTCGCCCGAGCTGATGGCCCCGTCGATGAAACCCCAACCGTCGGTGTAGTGCAGCTTGACGGGACCGTTGCCCGCCTCCAGGTCCGCGAGCTCGGCGGCAGTGTATCCGTACGGGAGGTGCTCGGCGCACACACGCACGCACTCCCGGTCGATGTCCACGTGGTCCACCCGGGCGGCACCGGCCTTGACCGCCATCCGACTGGCCACGCCCTCGCTGGAACCGACGATCAGCACCCGTTCCAGCTGCTCCGCGAGCAGGAAACCGGGCACCATCATCGCCTCGTGGTAGACCAGCTGCGAGAACTCGGTGCTCTGCCGATCGTCGTCGCAGAACAGCGCGACTCCCTGGCCGGTGCGGCCGATGACCACGTGCTGGTAGCCGGTGTCGCCTTCCCACAACACCTCGTCGATGCGCCAGAGCCGCCGCATGTCCTCGCCCAGCGGCTCCTGGACCCACTGCTTGCCGTCGAGCTCGATCAACTCCCGCTCCTTCGGATGAACTCGGCCGGGCACACGTCGTTCATGTGAGGCCGGTTTCATAGTCATGACCACGCCGGATGGTCCGGCAGTTCACATTCGTCGGATTCAGGGACTCGGCGAGCAGATTCACCGCCCGCTCCGGCTGCGCCCTGTTACCACAAGTGAACACATCGATGAAGATCGAACCGTTTTCCGGATAGGAGTGCAACGAAGCGTGGGATTCCGACAGGAGCGCGAGCACCGTCACACCCTGCGGATCGAATCGTTTCGAGATCACGTCGCACACCGTGGCCTGTGAACGGTCCAGTGCACTGTTGAGCGCGTCTGTCAGGAACTGTTCGTCGTCGAGCAGCTCCGCGGACACCCCCTCGAGCTCGGCTAGGACGTGCTGACCGGTGAACAGACCGACAGGCTGCAGGGTTCCGGCGTCAATTGACATCTATCGACCTCCCAACATTTCGCAGATTCCTACGGGGAAAACTTCCCGGCGAGTCGCGGCCGCCCCGGCCGCCGGTCACGCTCGCTCGGTGGTCTCGGCGCTGTCGAAACAACGGGTGCTCAGCGGTTCGAACCCGTTGAAGCAGACCGAGGAATAACTCGCGGTGTAAGCCCCCGCGCTGAGCAGGTCGATCGTGTCCCCACCACACAGCGTGGTCGGCAGTTCGTAACCACTGCGCTGGTACAGCACGTCATCGCCGTCGCAGGTCGGCCCCGCCAGCACCACGGGGCCGAGCGGATCGCCGTCCCGGCTGGTGCGCAGCCGGTAGGTGATCGCCTCCCCCTCGGTTTCGGCCAGCCCGTTGTAGCGCCCCGCGTCCAGGTAGACCCAGCGCCCCTCCCCCGCCGAGTCGGCGGAGACCAGCACGACTTCGCTGCGCAGCACACCGGCGTCCCCGACGAGGTGCCGCCCGGGTTCGAGCAGCACTTCGGGCCGCTGGTCGCCGAAGTGACGTCGCAGCGCGCTCTCGATCACCTCGGTGTACTCGTGGAGTCCGGGGGTCGGCTGGGTGTAGGTGGCCGGCAGACCACCACCCAGGTTGATCATGCGGACGCCCTCGGCGGGCATCGCGGGGTCGCGCATCGCCTCGGCCGCTGCCGCGATGCCGTGCTCCCAGGCCTCGGCGGCGAGCTGCTGCGATCCGATGTGAAACGAGACGCCGTACGGAACGAGCCCGAGATCACGAGCGCGCCGGAGTAGTCGGACCGCGTCGGCGGGAGTACAGCCGAACTTGCGTCCGAAGGGCGTGCGGGAACCGGTGTTGTCCACCGCGACGCGGCAGAACACCGCGGACCCGGGAGCCGCGGCGGCTATGTTCTCCAGATCGGCCGTGCTGTCGGTGGCGAACAGTCCCACCCCCCGCTGGTGGGCGCGGGCGATGTCACCGGGCTTCTTGATGGTGTTGCCGTAGGAGATCCTGCCGGCCGGAGCTCCCTGCCGCAGACACAGCTCGATCTCGCCGGGACTCGCGACGTCGAAGGAGGCGCCGAGCCGGACGAGTTCGGCCACCACTCGGGGTTCGGGATTGGCCTTGACCGCGTAGCAGATCCGCGCCTCGGGCAGTTCCGCGCGCAACCGCGAGTAGCGGTTGCGCACCACCGCGAGATCCACCGCCAGACAGGGGGTGGCGGGACGCTCGTGGTCCAGGAAGCGGCGGATGCGTTCCGACTCCTCACCGGAGACCGACGGTGCCCTGTTCACCGTCGTGTCGATGATGGTTCCGCCGCCGTGGCGGTCCGTCACAGCGTCGCTGCCGGACAGGTAGGTCAATCCCGGAACCTCCGTTTCTCGGCCGTCGGCGGGCCGTCGCGTGGAACACACCAATCCGGCCAGGCCGGTCCGTGGCGGCCCGAGGAGGACCGAGCCGGGTACTGCCCTGCGCCGACCAAAAACGGTACCGCTGATGGCGGCGCATTTTCCAATCACACCGAAGGCTTCCCCCGGACAGCGGAACCGAGTGTGACAACTGACACGGGACGTGGCCACACGGTGGATCGTTTCGCGTTCGCGAGCTGTTTCACTCACCCATTAGGTGTCTCGCCGAGTGGATAGCGACTCCCAACCAGCGGTAGTCCCCGATGCTGTCCGCTGGGGGCACGGTGCGTCGTCCACAGCGGCACTCCGAGTCCGAGCACGGCCCTCCCCGGACCGGTTCACGCGAAACACCGCTCTACCGGAGCGATCCGGAAACGGTGCCCGTCACCGCGGGCACGCCCCGCACCGTTCCACCCGCACCGGCACGTTCGCGACAACCACTCGTTCCCGGGGTCCGCCCGGAGAGTTCAACCGCTGATCTGCAGCGCCAGATAGAAATCGACCCTGGTCGGAAAGTCTCCGAGGTCACGCCCCGTTATTTCCTCCACCCGGCGAATTCGGTAACGAAGCGTGTTCACGTGTACGTGCAGCAGTTGGGCACAACGCGACCACGAGCCGGAACATTCCAGAAACGTTCGCAGGGTGTTCACCAGATCGGACTGGTGACTCCGGTCGTAGGCCAGCAGGCCACCGAGCAACCGTTGCCGGTAGGAGTTTCGCAGCTCGTCGGGAACGGCCGACAGCAGGACCTGCTGGGAGACCAGGTCCTCGGCGGTGGCGATGCCGCAGCGGCCGTCACGCTGCTCGGCCAGCCTCCGCGTGTAGCGCGCTTCTTCGACCGCTCCGCGCAGACCACTCGGCTCGGCCAGGTCACTGACTCCGACGCTCACCCCCAGCCAGAACGGCCCGTACTCCAGCTCCCCCAGCGTGCCCCGCAGCCATCCGGCCAGCCCGGCCAGTTCGACCTGGGCGTCCACGCGCTCACCGAACACCGCCAGCGCACCGGTCTCCATCGGGGCCGTCACCGAAGGAAGCCCGGTGGCGGCGGCGATCTCCCGCAGCACGTCCGCGGCGGACTCCGAGCGCCCTCCCGTCTCCAACGCCACGACGCACAGCGCGCCTTCGGTGGGCAGACCGGCCTCGGCGAGCCTGCTCGCCACCTCCCGTGAGCCGGCCGACCCCTCCAGCAACGCGCGCAACGCGGTGCCGACCGGGCGACCGGAGACCTGGCGTCCCTCGTCGAGTCGGCTGCGCAGCAACGCCACCGCGGTGGCGAGCTCGTTGCCGACCGCTTCGCGGGCCCGGTCCGCCTGGTCGCCGGGCAGCACGAGGAACCACCTGGCCGCGCGCGACTCGGTTCCGGAGCTGACCGGCCAGAGCACGTAGATCCGGCCGCTGTCGGTGAGCACAGTTCTGGGCAGCCGCTCGGCCCTCAGGAACTCGCGGACCAACGTGCGGCGGTCGGACGACGGCAGTCTGCCGTGCTCGGCCACCACGGCTCCCACGGCGGAGCAGACCCAGCAGTCGGTCCCCAGTTCGGCCGCCGCGGCGGCGAGCACCCGGGGAAGGTCGGCGCCCGCGGCCACATCGGTGACCAGGTCGCGACCAGGGGTTCGTTCGTTGCGCACGGCGCCGAGCACGTGTTCGAACAGGGTGTTGAAGCTGACGTTGACCGACAGCTCGAACAGCGGCACGCCGTGCCGCGCACAGGCCCGCACGAGATCGGCCGGGGCTCTCCCCAACCTCGCCGTACCGGCCACCAGGGCCGCCACCCCGGCGTCGGCCAGCGAGGCCGCGAACTCCTCCGAGTCGGAGGGGTCGCGGTGCCACACCAGCCCGCTGAGCACCAGCTCACCGCCCTGCAAATAGCGCCTCGGGTCGATGAGATCCGTGATGTAGACGCCCCGCACCACCCGGTCCAGCCGCTCACCACCGGTGAGCAGGGTCAGTCCCATCCGGGGGTCGTCCAGCAGATCACCGAGAAGCACGCGCGCCCCTAACGAGTCCTTGCGGAAGGTTGTTCGGCCCGGTGCTCCGCCCGGGGCGACCGGACGGCTCCGTTGGGTGGGCGGGCGCGTCGCCAGGCGGCTTCCGGACACGTGGCGCGGGACACTACTCGACGCGCCCCGCGATTCCCCGGGGGTGCCGGTGCGGGGACGGGCCCCGGCCACCTGGGGCCGCCGCTCCGCGAAGGGTTCCAACTCCCGCGCTCACCCGTCCACGCCGGGACGCCGAACCGAGCCGGAGCCAGGTGATCCTAGTCATGACCGCGGCACCGCCGACAAGAGGCGCCCGACACCCGAAACACGATCATCACGGGAAATTCCACGCTCCGCGCCGGAACTCGGCTACGTTGCCCACGGAGGACACGCTCGACGAACAGGCCCGGGCCGGGAGCGTTGGTTGTAGAAAAGCACGAAAACCACTCGTTCACCAGCGGTTCGTTTCATGTTTTCCGCCGCTAGTCAGTTCGGGTGGACAAGCTGTGTACTTACTCACACCCCAACGGCCTATCTCGGGTTGTGATCTGGAGAAACACAGTGGATTTCCTACGACCGGCCGGCTGGAGCGAAGCGCTCGAAGCCAAGGCCAACCACCCCGATGCGACTCCCATCGCGGGCGGCACCGACGTCATGGTGGAACTGAACTTCGACCACCGGCGTCCGGAGACGCTGCTCGATCTGACTCGCATCGAACAGCTCCGGGAGTGGTCGCGAACCGAACGGAACGGTGTTCCGACTGTGCGCATCGGTGCGGCCGTGCCCTACGCCCGGCTGATCGAGGAACTCGGGACGACCCTGCCCGGGCTGGCGATGGCCGCCCGCACCGTGGGATCCCCGCAGATCCGGAACCGGGGAACACTCGGCGGGAACCTCGCCTCGGCCTCACCCGCCGGTGACGGGCACCCGCCCCTGCTGGCTTCGGACGCGGAGGTCGAGCTGGAGTCGGTGCGCGGCAGCCGCACGCTCGCGCTCGCCGACTTCTTCACCGGGGTCAAGCGCACCGCCATGGCCCCGGACGAGCTGATCGCGGCGGTACACGTGCCGGAGGGCACCGGACCGCAGCAGTTCTCCAAGATCGGTACCCGCAACGCGATGGTCATCGCCGTCTGCACCTTCGCCGTAGCGCTGCACCCGCGGCGGCGCGGGGTCGGCACCGGGCTGGGCTCGGCGGCCCCCACGCCGCGCTCGGCCACCGAGGCCGAGGAGTTCCTGGCCGGAGCGCTGGCCGAGGACGACCAGTGGGACAACCCGCGCCCGCTCCCCGACTCGGTGACCGAACACTTCGGTGAGCTGGTCGCTCGCGCGGCGGCACCGATCGACGACGTACGCGGCACGGCCGGGTACCGCACCCACGCGTTGCACGTGCTCGCTCGCCGGACGCTGTCCTGGGCCTGGAACGAGTACCGCAGCGGAACCGAACTCTCCGGGAGGCAACGATGCGCCTGAACCTGACCGTCAACGGCCGTGCCATGACCGCCGACGACGTGTGGGAGGGCGAGAGCCTGCTGTACGTGCTCCGGGAGCGTCTCGGACTCCCGGGCTCCAAGAACGCCTGCGAACAGGGCGAGTGCGGCTCCTGCACCGTCTACCTCGACCGGGTCCCCGTGTGTGCCTGCCTGGTGGCGGCGGGGCAGGCTCAGGACCGCGAGGTGGGCACCGTGGAGGGGCTGGCCGACGGCGAGGAGCTGTCCACCGTGCAGCGGGCCTTCGTCGACGAGGGCGCGGTGCAGTGCGGATTCTGCACCCCCGGTCTGCTGGTGGCCGCCGACGACCTGATCGACCGGGTCCCGGATCCATCCGACGCCGAGATCAGGGAGGCCCTTGCCGGAAACCTGTGCCGGTGCACCGGCTACGAGAAGATCATGGCCGCCGTCCGCACCGCGGCCGCGCGGAGCGGCGGCACGAGCGGCTCGGGGAGTTCCACCGGGGGTGACCGGGCATGAACGAGCGCACCCCAGTCCCATCCGCGCGGCGCACCGTCGTCGAAGGCGCGGCCGTGGTCACCGTGGACGCACCGGACCCCAACACCTCGGGCACGGGCACCGAGTACACCGAGGGTCACGTCGTGATCGAGAACGGGCGCATCAGTGCCGTGGGCCCCGGGGCGGCCCCGGAGCAGCCGGGACCGGTCCGCCGGATCGACGGCAGTGGCTGCCTGGTCACTCCGGGGCTGGTCAACACGCACCATCACCTCTACCAGTGGGCGACACGCGGTTACGCGGTCGACGCGACGCTGTTCGGCTGGCTCACCGAGCTCTACCCGGTCTGGGCGGGCATCGACGAGGAGCTGACCGGTTCCGCCACGGCGGCGGGACTGGGCTGGACGGCGTTGTCGGGATGCACCACCGTCGCCGATCACCACTACGTGTTCCCAGACACGGGTGGGGATGTGCTCGGCGGCGTGGTGGCCGGAGCCGATCGCATCGGCGTGCGGCTGCACGCGGTGCGCGGCTCGATGGACCGGGGGCAGTCCGCCGGGGGACTGCCCCCGGACTCGGCGGTCGAGGACACCGAGTCCGCGTTGCGCGGAACCGAGGAGGCGATCCGGCGGTTCCACGACCCCTCCTTCGACTCCCGACTCCGGGTGGCCGTGGGTCCCTGCTCGCCGTTCTCGGTCAGCGGCGAGCTCATGCGGTCGGCGGCCGAGCTGGCACGGCGACACGGGGTTCGGCTGCACACCCATCTCGCCGAGACCTCCGACGAGCTCCGGCAGTGCGAGCGGGAGTTCGGGTGCGACCCGGTCGAGTACGCCGACCGGCTGGGGTGGCTGGGCGAGGACGTCTGGTTGGCCCACGGCGTGCACCTCTCCGAGCGGAACGTCGCCAGGTTGGGCGAGACCGGCACCGGGGTCGCGCACTGCCCGAGCTCCAACGGGAGGCTCGGGGCCGGGGTGGCTCCGGTTCGCCCGCTGCTGGACGCGCGCGCCCCGGTCGGCCTCGGCGTCGACGGTGTGGCCTCCAACGAGTCGGGACGGCTCGGTGACGAGCTGCGCCAGGCACTGCTGCTCGGCCGGGCCCACTACGGCCCGGACGCGCTGTCGGTGCGTGACGCGCTGTGGACGGGAACCCGCGGCGGGGCACGTTGTCTCGGCCGGGAGGGCGAGCTGGGCTCGCTGGAGCCGGGCAAGCTCGCCGATGTCGCGATCTGGGACCTCGACGGTCTGGGACACGCCGGGATCGAGGACCCGGTGGCCGCGCTGGCGCTCGGCCCGCTGCCTCGGCTGCGCACGCTGCTCTGCGGTGGGGAGACCGTCGTGGCGGACTCCCGACTGGTCCGGGAGTCCGAGCGGGAACTGACCGACGAGCTGCGACGCGCCTGCTCCCGGATCGCCGCGAAGGGGGTCGGATGAGTTCGGCACCGCCGCGGACTCCGCGTCCGCCTTTCCACCGTGGCCCCATGACACCCGCCCGACGAGAGCGGTCGACACGACACATCCCGGAAGAGGTGGCTCGATGAGCGATACCCATGCACCGGCACACCGGCCCCAGGACCTCGACGACGCCATCGCCGGAGGGGTAGGCGAATCACCGCTGCGCCCGGACGGAACGCTGAAGGTTCGGGGGGACTTCGCCTACTCCTCCGACCTGTGGGCGGAGAACATGCTCTGGGGCGCGACGCTGCGCAGCCCGCACCCCTCGGCGCGGATCCGTTCCGTCGACATCGGCCCGGCGCTGCGCTCACCGGGCGTGCACGCGGTGCTGACCGCCGAGGACGTGCCGGGGAGGAACCTCTACGGCCTCAAGGACATCGACCAGCCGGTGCTCGCCGAGGACGTGGTTCGCTACCGCGGTGAGGCGGTGGCGCTGGTGGCGGCCGACCACCCGGAGACCGCGCGCCGCGCGCTGGACCTGATCGAGGTCGACTACGAGGTGCTGGAACCGGTGGTCGACGCGGAGCTGGCCGCCCACGACGACTCGCTGCCGAAGGTGCACCCCGGCGGCAACACGGTGCGGTACCAGCCGATCGTCAAGGGCGACCCCGAGGCGACGGCCGACGTGGTGGTCTCGGGCACCTACACCGTAGGGATGCAGGACCAGGCGTTCCTCGGCCCCGAGTCCGGACTGGCCATCCCGGCCGAGGACGGCGGCGTGGACCTGTACCTGGCCACGCAGGACCTGCACACCGACCGCAAGCAGACCGCGGCGGCCCTGGACCTGGACCCGGAACTGGTGCGGATGACCATGTCCGGCGTCGGCGGCGCGTTCGGCGGCAGGGAGGACCTGTCCATGCAGG
The nucleotide sequence above comes from Actinopolyspora erythraea. Encoded proteins:
- a CDS encoding spermidine synthase yields the protein MIELDGKQWVQEPLGEDMRRLWRIDEVLWEGDTGYQHVVIGRTGQGVALFCDDDRQSTEFSQLVYHEAMMVPGFLLAEQLERVLIVGSSEGVASRMAVKAGAARVDHVDIDRECVRVCAEHLPYGYTAAELADLEAGNGPVKLHYTDGWGFIDGAISSGERYDLVIVDLPDERAEETDSQHNRLYGEDFIRRCQAVLAPGGVVGFQAGSPTVWRNTTLIRAYNRFRTVFDTVTYFGSDEHEWAFLFGRVEQLDDPVNVMLDAMPKSQYEPATIDDASLIGLTVPPYSVRHQE
- the speD gene encoding adenosylmethionine decarboxylase, producing the protein MSIDAGTLQPVGLFTGQHVLAELEGVSAELLDDEQFLTDALNSALDRSQATVCDVISKRFDPQGVTVLALLSESHASLHSYPENGSIFIDVFTCGNRAQPERAVNLLAESLNPTNVNCRTIRRGHDYETGLT
- a CDS encoding 8-oxoguanine deaminase; this translates as MNERTPVPSARRTVVEGAAVVTVDAPDPNTSGTGTEYTEGHVVIENGRISAVGPGAAPEQPGPVRRIDGSGCLVTPGLVNTHHHLYQWATRGYAVDATLFGWLTELYPVWAGIDEELTGSATAAGLGWTALSGCTTVADHHYVFPDTGGDVLGGVVAGADRIGVRLHAVRGSMDRGQSAGGLPPDSAVEDTESALRGTEEAIRRFHDPSFDSRLRVAVGPCSPFSVSGELMRSAAELARRHGVRLHTHLAETSDELRQCEREFGCDPVEYADRLGWLGEDVWLAHGVHLSERNVARLGETGTGVAHCPSSNGRLGAGVAPVRPLLDARAPVGLGVDGVASNESGRLGDELRQALLLGRAHYGPDALSVRDALWTGTRGGARCLGREGELGSLEPGKLADVAIWDLDGLGHAGIEDPVAALALGPLPRLRTLLCGGETVVADSRLVRESERELTDELRRACSRIAAKGVG
- a CDS encoding FAD binding domain-containing protein; its protein translation is MDFLRPAGWSEALEAKANHPDATPIAGGTDVMVELNFDHRRPETLLDLTRIEQLREWSRTERNGVPTVRIGAAVPYARLIEELGTTLPGLAMAARTVGSPQIRNRGTLGGNLASASPAGDGHPPLLASDAEVELESVRGSRTLALADFFTGVKRTAMAPDELIAAVHVPEGTGPQQFSKIGTRNAMVIAVCTFAVALHPRRRGVGTGLGSAAPTPRSATEAEEFLAGALAEDDQWDNPRPLPDSVTEHFGELVARAAAPIDDVRGTAGYRTHALHVLARRTLSWAWNEYRSGTELSGRQRCA
- a CDS encoding type III PLP-dependent enzyme — encoded protein: MTYLSGSDAVTDRHGGGTIIDTTVNRAPSVSGEESERIRRFLDHERPATPCLAVDLAVVRNRYSRLRAELPEARICYAVKANPEPRVVAELVRLGASFDVASPGEIELCLRQGAPAGRISYGNTIKKPGDIARAHQRGVGLFATDSTADLENIAAAAPGSAVFCRVAVDNTGSRTPFGRKFGCTPADAVRLLRRARDLGLVPYGVSFHIGSQQLAAEAWEHGIAAAAEAMRDPAMPAEGVRMINLGGGLPATYTQPTPGLHEYTEVIESALRRHFGDQRPEVLLEPGRHLVGDAGVLRSEVVLVSADSAGEGRWVYLDAGRYNGLAETEGEAITYRLRTSRDGDPLGPVVLAGPTCDGDDVLYQRSGYELPTTLCGGDTIDLLSAGAYTASYSSVCFNGFEPLSTRCFDSAETTERA
- a CDS encoding PucR family transcriptional regulator; the protein is MLLGDLLDDPRMGLTLLTGGERLDRVVRGVYITDLIDPRRYLQGGELVLSGLVWHRDPSDSEEFAASLADAGVAALVAGTARLGRAPADLVRACARHGVPLFELSVNVSFNTLFEHVLGAVRNERTPGRDLVTDVAAGADLPRVLAAAAAELGTDCWVCSAVGAVVAEHGRLPSSDRRTLVREFLRAERLPRTVLTDSGRIYVLWPVSSGTESRAARWFLVLPGDQADRAREAVGNELATAVALLRSRLDEGRQVSGRPVGTALRALLEGSAGSREVASRLAEAGLPTEGALCVVALETGGRSESAADVLREIAAATGLPSVTAPMETGALAVFGERVDAQVELAGLAGWLRGTLGELEYGPFWLGVSVGVSDLAEPSGLRGAVEEARYTRRLAEQRDGRCGIATAEDLVSQQVLLSAVPDELRNSYRQRLLGGLLAYDRSHQSDLVNTLRTFLECSGSWSRCAQLLHVHVNTLRYRIRRVEEITGRDLGDFPTRVDFYLALQISG
- a CDS encoding (2Fe-2S)-binding protein: MRLNLTVNGRAMTADDVWEGESLLYVLRERLGLPGSKNACEQGECGSCTVYLDRVPVCACLVAAGQAQDREVGTVEGLADGEELSTVQRAFVDEGAVQCGFCTPGLLVAADDLIDRVPDPSDAEIREALAGNLCRCTGYEKIMAAVRTAAARSGGTSGSGSSTGGDRA